A genome region from Thalassotalea euphylliae includes the following:
- a CDS encoding segregation and condensation protein A yields MEQQELPLAMIRGEAFVDKPSDLYIPDAALEIRLDEFEGPLDLLLYLIKKQKFDIADLPIAPITAQYFSYIEQMEQQQMDLSAEYLVMAATLAHIKSKLLLPTIEVEEDEDDPRAELVKRLQEYQQIKTAAYELSHLPREERDFFIKGYGELHEQPTKFDEVSLADLVSAFQRVLKSQANFEHHHVQREAIATHVKMAHILSILASTVEPQTLVQLLIVEEGRQGAVVTFLALLELLKLQKISCDIVAEQLYVQLNTA; encoded by the coding sequence ATGGAACAGCAAGAGTTACCCCTTGCGATGATCAGGGGGGAAGCATTCGTTGATAAACCCTCAGATCTTTACATTCCTGATGCGGCGTTAGAAATTCGCTTAGATGAATTTGAAGGGCCGCTTGATTTATTGCTGTACCTGATCAAAAAACAAAAGTTTGATATCGCCGACTTGCCGATAGCGCCAATCACCGCCCAGTATTTTAGTTATATTGAGCAAATGGAACAGCAACAAATGGACTTGTCGGCCGAATACTTAGTGATGGCGGCAACCCTCGCTCATATTAAATCCAAATTGCTGCTGCCCACCATTGAAGTGGAGGAAGACGAAGACGATCCGCGTGCTGAACTGGTTAAACGGTTGCAGGAATATCAGCAAATTAAAACTGCTGCTTATGAGCTTTCGCATTTGCCGCGAGAAGAGCGTGATTTCTTTATTAAAGGCTATGGCGAGCTGCACGAGCAGCCAACCAAGTTTGATGAAGTATCACTCGCCGACTTAGTTAGTGCTTTTCAGCGAGTGCTAAAAAGCCAAGCCAATTTTGAGCATCATCACGTGCAACGAGAAGCGATTGCTACTCACGTTAAAATGGCGCACATTTTATCGATATTGGCGTCAACGGTAGAGCCGCAAACCTTAGTGCAATTGCTGATCGTTGAAGAAGGGCGACAAGGCGCAGTGGTAACATTTCTGGCGCTACTGGAATTATTAAAACTACAAAAAATTAGCTGCGATATAGTAGCTGAACAGCTTTATGTGCAACTAAATACAGCTTAA
- the scpB gene encoding SMC-Scp complex subunit ScpB yields the protein MTTDIDTPASNNTTNNNTTKLSVMLEALIFAAEKPLTPKQLRSHIQEQTGRGFTLKAIKDELAALVTTYQNRGIQLAMVAGGYRFQTNTEVKPLIQSIQKEKTSKISPAMMETLAVIAYKQPITRAEIEEIRGVAVSSYIIKTLTERAWVKTDGYKEVPGRPALYVTTPEFLAYFGLNSLTQLPELMPISQADHASHAVEASLLEHES from the coding sequence ATGACAACTGATATCGACACTCCAGCCAGCAATAATACAACCAACAACAATACAACTAAGCTTAGCGTCATGCTTGAAGCCTTGATTTTTGCGGCAGAAAAACCGCTAACACCAAAGCAATTGCGCAGCCATATTCAAGAGCAAACTGGGCGAGGTTTTACCTTAAAAGCGATTAAAGACGAGCTGGCAGCGCTAGTCACTACTTATCAAAATCGCGGTATTCAACTGGCAATGGTGGCTGGCGGTTATCGTTTTCAAACAAATACTGAAGTAAAACCATTAATTCAGTCGATCCAAAAAGAGAAAACCAGTAAAATCTCGCCGGCGATGATGGAGACCCTAGCAGTAATTGCCTACAAGCAACCCATCACGCGCGCAGAAATTGAAGAAATTCGCGGAGTTGCGGTAAGTAGTTATATAATAAAAACACTTACTGAACGCGCTTGGGTAAAAACTGACGGTTATAAAGAGGTGCCAGGTCGACCAGCACTTTATGTCACAACACCTGAGTTTTTAGCGTATTTTGGCTTGAACTCCCTAACTCAGCTACCTGAGTTAATGCCAATTAGCCAAGCCGATCATGCTAGCCATGCTGTTGAAGCGTCGCTACTGGAGCACGAGAGCTAG
- the rluB gene encoding 23S rRNA pseudouridine(2605) synthase RluB, whose protein sequence is MSEKLQKVLARAGKGSRREMEAVISAGRVSVNGKTAFLGDRVEGTEQIRVDGHQVNIKPEQEQICRVLMYNKPEGEMCTRKDPEGRPTVFDRLPPLENGRWIAVGRLDINTSGMLLFTTDGELANRLMHPSHKIEREYAVRIFGEVDEAMLQRLRHGVKLEDGPAKFQQIMYRGGEGRNHWFHVVLSEGRNREVRRLWESQDVQVSRLIRVRYGDIELQRQLPVGGWTELGLKDVNYYRKAVQLKPETDSKVKVNEKMIDNAKNRRIRRSVKKHQQRHKQSVRRNRK, encoded by the coding sequence ATGTCTGAAAAATTACAGAAAGTGCTTGCGCGAGCAGGTAAAGGATCCCGCCGAGAAATGGAAGCGGTGATCAGCGCAGGACGCGTCAGTGTGAACGGTAAAACAGCATTCCTTGGCGATCGTGTCGAAGGAACAGAGCAGATACGAGTTGACGGTCATCAGGTCAACATCAAACCCGAGCAAGAGCAAATTTGTCGCGTGTTAATGTACAACAAGCCGGAAGGTGAAATGTGTACGCGCAAAGACCCAGAAGGTCGCCCAACAGTATTTGATCGCCTACCACCGTTAGAAAATGGTCGTTGGATAGCCGTGGGTCGTTTAGATATTAACACCTCAGGTATGTTGTTATTCACCACAGATGGTGAGCTTGCCAACCGTTTAATGCACCCATCGCACAAAATTGAGCGTGAATATGCGGTGCGCATATTTGGTGAAGTAGACGAGGCGATGTTGCAGCGTTTACGCCACGGCGTAAAACTGGAAGATGGCCCTGCCAAGTTCCAACAAATTATGTATCGTGGTGGTGAAGGCCGTAATCACTGGTTCCATGTGGTGCTTTCCGAAGGTCGTAACCGCGAAGTCCGCCGTTTATGGGAAAGCCAAGACGTTCAAGTGAGCCGCTTAATTCGCGTGCGCTACGGTGATATCGAATTGCAACGTCAACTGCCAGTGGGCGGTTGGACAGAGCTTGGCTTAAAAGATGTCAACTATTACCGCAAAGCGGTGCAGCTTAAGCCAGAGACTGATTCGAAAGTGAAAGTGAACGAGAAGATGATCGACAACGCTAAGAATCGCCGTATTCGTCGCAGCGTTAAGAAGCATCAACAACGCCACAAACAATCGGTGCGCCGCAACCGCAAGTAG
- the rnd gene encoding ribonuclease D — protein sequence MQKRFIQTQAEFTALCESLSAAELLTVDTEFVRTRTLVPKLGLLQVCDGEQVALIDPLALDDLSPFWQLLENPAITKVLHACSEDLEVFLTAGAKPPQNLIDSQVMMTFLGHGLSLGYAAMVKHYLDIELDKSESRTDWTKRPLTDNQLKYAAADVEHLYTLFPKLLADIEAKGWLAASQQESANMIAKKYQAIDPDTLYQNVKLAWKLSPKQLNNLKFLASWRYQKAVTKDQPLSFIAKDHTLQLVAQRSPMSARAMANIEGVEALDVRYQGKAMINVLKQAAQTPEDAYPAKLRRLDEYPGYKQTFKQVKHFLQLVADKHELAIECLASKKQINQFLSFYFKLNGADQSQAAVELINSWRKPIAGDALIDFADRGFK from the coding sequence GTGCAAAAACGTTTTATCCAAACCCAAGCCGAATTTACTGCCCTATGTGAGTCATTATCAGCCGCTGAGCTGCTAACCGTGGATACCGAATTCGTTCGTACTCGAACCTTAGTGCCTAAGCTTGGTTTATTGCAAGTGTGCGATGGCGAGCAAGTCGCGCTGATTGACCCATTGGCACTAGACGATTTATCACCTTTTTGGCAATTGTTGGAAAATCCAGCCATCACTAAGGTGTTGCATGCGTGCTCTGAAGACTTAGAAGTTTTTCTGACAGCAGGTGCTAAGCCGCCACAAAACCTGATTGATAGCCAAGTGATGATGACTTTCTTAGGCCATGGCTTATCACTAGGGTATGCGGCCATGGTTAAGCATTATTTAGATATCGAGCTGGATAAGTCGGAATCGCGCACCGATTGGACGAAGCGACCATTGACTGATAATCAGCTGAAATACGCTGCCGCCGATGTTGAGCATTTGTATACGCTATTCCCTAAACTCTTGGCTGATATTGAAGCGAAGGGGTGGTTAGCGGCTAGCCAGCAAGAATCAGCCAATATGATTGCGAAAAAGTATCAGGCAATTGACCCAGACACGCTTTATCAAAACGTTAAATTGGCGTGGAAGTTATCACCTAAGCAGCTTAATAACCTTAAATTTTTAGCCAGTTGGCGCTATCAAAAAGCAGTGACGAAAGATCAGCCACTCAGTTTTATTGCTAAAGATCACACCTTGCAGCTAGTGGCGCAGCGTTCGCCGATGAGTGCCCGCGCGATGGCAAATATTGAAGGGGTGGAAGCGCTAGACGTACGGTATCAAGGTAAGGCGATGATTAACGTGCTTAAGCAAGCAGCGCAAACACCAGAAGACGCATACCCTGCAAAACTGCGCCGCTTGGATGAATACCCAGGTTACAAACAAACCTTTAAGCAAGTGAAACACTTTCTACAGCTAGTGGCTGATAAGCACGAGTTAGCAATTGAATGTTTGGCCTCAAAAAAACAGATTAACCAGTTTCTATCGTTTTACTTTAAATTGAACGGCGCCGACCAATCACAAGCGGCAGTTGAATTGATCAACTCATGGCGTAAGCCAATTGCAGGTGATGCGTTGATTGACTTTGCTGATCGCGGTTTTAAGTAG
- a CDS encoding YcgL domain-containing protein has translation MPSAPTGLCAVYRSPKKDQTYLFVNKRDDFSDVPEALMKTFGTPVLVTMVNLTKQEKLALADIDKVKESLSEQGFYLQLPPPQENLLDQHKEMLKQQGKTIASEE, from the coding sequence ATGCCAAGTGCGCCGACTGGATTATGTGCGGTTTACCGTAGTCCGAAAAAAGACCAAACTTACCTCTTTGTTAACAAACGCGACGATTTCTCTGACGTGCCAGAAGCCTTAATGAAAACCTTTGGCACACCTGTGTTAGTGACCATGGTGAATTTAACCAAGCAGGAAAAGCTGGCACTGGCAGATATTGATAAAGTGAAAGAAAGCTTGAGTGAACAAGGTTTCTATCTTCAGCTACCACCACCACAAGAAAATTTGCTCGACCAACATAAAGAAATGTTAAAACAACAAGGCAAAACTATTGCTTCGGAAGAATAA
- a CDS encoding lytic murein transglycosylase translates to MANADNVANQEQAKPSYETYVEQLKAEALAKGFSQTFVDQTFANITFYKRAVKADRNQPERVETLDTYLPKRLPKWKVDRARRLYKEHKELLTKVGEEYGVQPRFIVALWGLETNFGKIMGNYNVVSALSTLAYEGRREAFFKKQLWAALTILDEGHIKVDNMKGSWAGAMGQNQFMPTSFISYAVDGDGDGKKDIWGNQADVFASMANYLKSEGWNDDLTWGRQVKLPEGFDISLAIPKNTGSRKNWLKAWANTEKTLQEWQELGIRRTDGTALPKVDVKAALVFPDDEKGRAYLAYDNYKSLMHWNLSYYFVSSVGHLSDHIKFPPIK, encoded by the coding sequence ATGGCAAACGCTGATAATGTCGCTAACCAAGAACAAGCCAAGCCAAGTTATGAAACTTACGTTGAACAGTTAAAAGCTGAAGCGTTAGCAAAAGGCTTTAGCCAAACCTTTGTTGACCAAACCTTTGCCAATATCACCTTTTATAAGCGCGCGGTAAAAGCGGATCGCAATCAGCCTGAGCGCGTTGAAACTCTTGATACTTACTTACCAAAACGCTTACCAAAATGGAAAGTTGACCGCGCCCGTAGGCTTTATAAAGAGCACAAAGAACTATTGACCAAAGTGGGTGAAGAATATGGTGTACAGCCGCGCTTTATTGTCGCCTTATGGGGGCTTGAAACCAACTTTGGCAAAATTATGGGTAACTACAACGTCGTTTCTGCACTATCAACACTAGCGTATGAAGGTCGCCGCGAGGCCTTCTTTAAAAAGCAACTTTGGGCAGCCTTGACCATTTTGGATGAAGGTCATATCAAAGTTGATAACATGAAAGGCTCTTGGGCTGGTGCCATGGGGCAAAACCAATTTATGCCAACCTCGTTTATCAGCTATGCGGTTGATGGCGATGGCGATGGTAAAAAAGATATCTGGGGGAATCAGGCAGATGTATTTGCCTCTATGGCTAACTACCTAAAATCTGAAGGTTGGAATGATGACCTAACATGGGGCCGACAGGTCAAATTACCAGAAGGTTTCGATATTTCACTGGCGATCCCTAAAAATACCGGCAGCCGTAAAAATTGGTTAAAAGCGTGGGCAAATACCGAAAAGACCTTGCAAGAATGGCAAGAGCTAGGCATTCGTCGCACCGATGGCACCGCATTGCCAAAAGTCGATGTTAAAGCGGCATTAGTTTTCCCTGACGACGAGAAAGGGCGTGCTTACCTAGCATACGATAACTACAAAAGCTTAATGCACTGGAACTTGTCGTACTACTTTGTTAGCTCGGTAGGGCACTTATCGGATCATATAAAGTTTCCACCCATTAAGTAG
- a CDS encoding fumarylacetoacetate hydrolase family protein produces MINNYQHKDINGAAIDLPIGKVVCVGQNYLDHIQEMNSIANEEAVLFLKPNTTLCALAEPLVIRDDRGECHNEVEVTILIKQILSNASIEEVDDAIWGCGIGLDLTLRDVQKELKQLGRPWERSKSFDLSAPMSPFIKLEEVKAQGHDLTNITFGLSVNNELRQQGNTELMMRSMRDLLVIISREFTLLPGDIVMTGTPKGVAPLVSGDQLNLTLLNHQFSTQVA; encoded by the coding sequence ATGATAAACAATTATCAACATAAGGATATTAACGGTGCAGCGATTGATTTGCCTATTGGCAAGGTCGTTTGCGTTGGGCAGAACTATCTTGACCATATTCAGGAAATGAACAGCATTGCCAACGAAGAGGCGGTGCTGTTTTTAAAACCGAATACGACGCTTTGTGCTTTGGCTGAGCCTTTGGTTATTCGTGACGATCGCGGTGAATGCCATAACGAAGTAGAAGTGACGATTCTGATCAAACAAATCTTGTCCAATGCTTCAATTGAAGAAGTTGATGATGCGATTTGGGGATGCGGCATTGGTTTAGACTTAACCTTGCGTGATGTGCAAAAAGAGTTAAAGCAATTAGGGCGACCATGGGAGCGCTCAAAGTCATTTGATTTATCAGCGCCGATGTCACCGTTTATCAAGCTTGAAGAGGTTAAAGCGCAAGGTCACGACTTAACGAATATTACTTTTGGTTTAAGCGTGAATAATGAGCTTAGGCAGCAAGGCAATACTGAACTGATGATGCGCAGCATGCGCGATTTATTGGTGATTATTAGCCGCGAATTTACCTTATTGCCGGGCGATATTGTGATGACAGGTACTCCCAAAGGCGTTGCGCCACTGGTTAGCGGCGATCAGCTAAACTTAACCTTACTTAACCATCAGTTTTCAACACAAGTAGCCTAA
- a CDS encoding YcgN family cysteine cluster protein has translation MAKQAKSAKPKKPAVKNTPDIKPFWEVKSLEEMTRQEWESLCDGCAKCCLHKFIEDDETEEHDELKPTDYINEGEQMLYSNIACHLLNDKTCGCTQYAKRTQLVPDCVRLTQDNLDDVFFMPPSCTYRRLREGRGMPSWHPLLHKGKKAAMHKAGMSVRGKILKDNEVDLSFYEDYIVTWPLDDID, from the coding sequence ATGGCGAAGCAAGCAAAATCAGCTAAACCAAAGAAACCAGCAGTAAAAAACACACCTGATATTAAACCATTTTGGGAAGTAAAATCGCTGGAAGAGATGACTCGACAAGAATGGGAGTCATTATGTGACGGCTGTGCCAAATGTTGTCTGCATAAATTTATCGAGGACGATGAAACGGAAGAACACGACGAGCTAAAACCAACCGACTATATCAACGAAGGTGAGCAAATGTTGTATTCCAATATTGCTTGCCATCTACTCAATGATAAAACCTGTGGCTGTACCCAATACGCAAAACGCACTCAATTAGTACCGGATTGCGTGCGCCTGACTCAAGACAACCTAGACGATGTGTTCTTTATGCCGCCAAGCTGCACCTATCGTCGCTTGCGTGAAGGTCGCGGTATGCCAAGTTGGCACCCGCTATTGCATAAAGGCAAAAAAGCAGCCATGCACAAAGCAGGGATGTCTGTACGCGGTAAAATCCTTAAAGACAATGAAGTCGATTTATCGTTTTATGAAGACTATATCGTCACTTGGCCGCTGGATGATATTGATTAG
- a CDS encoding SDR family oxidoreductase yields MSKVVLVTGGSRGIGAATSIYLGKQGYSVCVNYRSNESEAIKVVTEIQQNGGSAIALQADVSQENEVNILFQKIDETLGKVTHLVNNAGILLPQMPVSEMTADRINKMLTTNVTSYFLCSREAIKRMVNGGSIVNVSSAAARLGSPHEYVDYAASKGAIDTLTKGLSFEVAGKNIRVNCVRPGFIYTEMHADGGEANRVERVKQQIPLQRGGSPEEVAAAIAFLLSNQASFVTGSFVDIAGGK; encoded by the coding sequence ATGAGCAAAGTTGTTTTAGTGACAGGAGGTAGCCGAGGAATTGGTGCCGCAACTTCTATCTATTTAGGAAAACAAGGCTACTCGGTCTGTGTGAATTACCGTTCAAATGAGTCAGAAGCCATTAAAGTGGTCACTGAAATACAACAAAATGGAGGTTCTGCTATAGCACTGCAAGCCGATGTATCGCAGGAGAACGAGGTAAATATTCTTTTTCAGAAGATCGACGAAACATTGGGAAAAGTTACGCATTTAGTAAACAACGCAGGAATTTTACTGCCACAAATGCCTGTTTCCGAGATGACAGCGGATAGAATTAATAAAATGCTGACAACCAATGTCACTAGCTACTTTTTATGTAGCAGAGAAGCAATAAAAAGAATGGTAAATGGTGGCTCAATCGTCAATGTTTCGTCTGCAGCCGCCAGGCTCGGTTCTCCTCATGAGTATGTGGATTATGCCGCATCAAAAGGAGCTATAGATACGCTAACAAAAGGCTTATCGTTTGAGGTAGCTGGTAAAAACATTCGGGTGAACTGTGTCCGCCCTGGATTTATTTATACAGAAATGCACGCTGACGGTGGCGAAGCAAATAGAGTCGAGCGAGTTAAACAACAAATTCCATTGCAACGTGGGGGCAGTCCAGAAGAAGTTGCTGCGGCTATAGCGTTTCTTTTATCAAACCAGGCTTCTTTTGTAACAGGCTCTTTTGTTGATATCGCTGGTGGTAAATAG
- a CDS encoding IS3 family transposase (programmed frameshift), which yields MTRTGKRNFTPEFRLEAAQLVVDQGYSVREAAEAMSVGKSTMDKWVRQLRNERKGITSKASPMTPEQCKIKELEKKIKRIELEKEILKKGYRSLDVGLDEQFKLIKRLKESYAEFTICQTFNVHRSSFKYWNKRSKKPNSKQLKEIAVVKQIHRESNGAAGSRTISTIAIDRGYDISRFRATGYMKRLGLVSCQLPKHRYRKVNQEHVAIPNHLNQQFDVVKPNQVWCGDVTYIWVGNRWAYLAVVIDLFARKPIGWAMSLSPDTALTSKALMMAYEMRGKPKGVMFHSDQGTHYTSRSYRQLLWRCQIKQSMSRRGNCWDNSPMERFFRSLKTEWIPTTGYRSFTEARAEITHYIVGYYSSVRPHHYNAGLTPNESEKRYWLEYKTVANLS from the exons ATGACAAGAACAGGCAAACGTAATTTCACACCAGAATTTCGGTTAGAAGCTGCTCAATTAGTTGTTGATCAAGGTTATTCCGTTCGAGAAGCAGCAGAAGCGATGAGCGTTGGTAAGTCGACAATGGATAAGTGGGTGCGTCAGCTTCGTAATGAACGCAAAGGCATCACCAGCAAAGCCAGCCCAATGACACCAGAGCAGTGTAAGATTAAAGAGCTTGAGAAAAAGATAAAACGCATTGAATTAGAAAAGGAAATTCTAAAAAAGG GCTACCGCTCTCTTGATGTCGGACTCGATGAACAATTTAAACTAATTAAACGACTCAAAGAGAGCTATGCGGAATTCACCATTTGCCAAACATTTAATGTTCATCGCAGTAGCTTTAAGTATTGGAATAAGCGCTCTAAGAAGCCGAATAGCAAGCAATTAAAAGAAATCGCTGTCGTTAAGCAAATCCACCGTGAAAGTAATGGCGCAGCGGGTTCTCGTACAATATCCACGATAGCGATAGACCGTGGCTATGATATTTCACGTTTCAGGGCGACAGGCTATATGAAACGTTTAGGCTTGGTGAGTTGCCAGTTACCGAAGCACCGTTATAGAAAAGTAAATCAAGAGCATGTGGCGATACCTAACCATCTCAATCAGCAGTTTGATGTGGTTAAGCCGAATCAGGTTTGGTGCGGTGATGTTACGTATATCTGGGTTGGCAATCGCTGGGCTTATTTAGCAGTTGTTATTGATTTATTTGCGAGAAAACCGATTGGTTGGGCAATGTCTCTATCGCCTGATACAGCATTGACGAGCAAAGCACTGATGATGGCTTATGAGATGCGTGGTAAGCCTAAAGGTGTGATGTTCCATAGCGACCAAGGGACGCATTACACCAGCCGAAGCTACCGTCAATTGCTATGGCGTTGTCAGATAAAGCAAAGCATGAGTCGCCGTGGTAATTGTTGGGATAATAGCCCGATGGAGCGATTCTTTAGAAGTTTAAAAACAGAATGGATACCCACAACGGGTTACCGTTCCTTTACTGAAGCTAGAGCTGAAATAACACACTATATTGTTGGTTATTACAGCTCAGTTAGGCCGCATCACTACAATGCTGGTTTAACCCCAAATGAGTCAGAGAAAAGATACTGGCTTGAATACAAAACCGTGGCCAATTTAAGTTGA